From the genome of Amia ocellicauda isolate fAmiCal2 chromosome 14, fAmiCal2.hap1, whole genome shotgun sequence, one region includes:
- the LOC136767688 gene encoding uncharacterized protein LOC136767688 isoform X2, whose protein sequence is MSVSACLDARLASALTGLMRAALWEIGKAVGETVSEHRAEITLRDVENEALRRRLQELLAAGEAAVCGWSSGADGPPVKSRGAGRAERSCAQRESRGAAAGVCVPADLEKLIWFDVVEDLNQVPT, encoded by the exons ATGTCCGTCTCTGCGTGTCTGGATGCCCGCCTGGCCTCGGCTCTGACCGGGCTGATGAGAGCCGCCCTGTGGGAGATCGGGAAGGCGGTGGGAGAGACGGTGTCGGAGCACCGAGCGGAGATAACCCTCAGGGACGTGGAAAACGAGGCGCTGAGACGGAGGCTGCAGGAGCTCCtggcggcgggggaggcggCTGTGTGTGGCTGGAGCTCCGGAGCGGACGGGCCGCCTGTGAAGAGCCGAGGAGCCGGGAGGGCAGAGCGGAGCTGCGCGCAGAGAGAGAGCCGCGGAGCTGCCGCCG gtgtgtgtgtccctgctgatctggaaaagctcatttggtttgatgtggttgaagacttgaatcaagtccccacgtag